In Ailuropoda melanoleuca isolate Jingjing chromosome 7, ASM200744v2, whole genome shotgun sequence, one genomic interval encodes:
- the LOC100465553 gene encoding olfactory receptor 1K1, translating into MDAANESSEGAPFILLGLTTSPGQRRPLFVLFLVLYVAGILGNGLIVAAIRASPALHAPMYFLLAHLSFADLCFTSVTVPKMLANLLAHDRSISLAGCLIQMYFFFALGVTDSCLLAAMAYDRYVAIRHPLHYATRMSRAVCTALVGTAWLVSHLHSLLHILFMARLSFCASHQVPHFFCDHQPLLRLSCSDTRHIQLLIFTEGAAVVVSPFLLILASYGAIAAAVLRLPSVSGRLRAVSTCGSHLAVVGLFYGTVIAVYFQPTSRYEAERGRVATVMYTVVTPMLNPVIYSLRNRDVQGALRALFTGRRISAADS; encoded by the coding sequence ATGGATGCTGCCAATGAGTCTTCAGAGGGAGCCCCATTCATCCTCTTGGGACTGACAACAAGTCCTGGACAGCGGAGGCCTCTCTTTGTGCTATTCTTGGTCCTGTATGTGGCAGGCATCCTGGGTAATGGACTCATTGTGGCCGCCATCCGGGCCAGTCCAGCCCTTCACGCACCCATGTACTTCCTGCTGGCCCATCTGTCCTTTGCTGACCTCTGCTTTACCTCCGTCACTGTACCCAAGATGTTGGCCAACTTGTTGGCCCACGACCGCTCCATCTCCCTGGCTGGCTGCCTGATCCAgatgtatttcttctttgcccTGGGTGTAACTGATAGCTGTCTCCTGGCCGCCATGGCTTATGACCGCTACGTGGCCATCCGGCACCCCCTCCACTATGCCACAAGGATGTCCCGGGCCGTGTGCACAGCCCTGGTGGGGACCGCATGGCTGGTGTCCCACCTCCACTCCCTCCTGCATATCCTGTTCATGGCCCGCCTGTCCTTCTGTGCCTCCCACCAAGTGCCCCACTTCTTCTGTGACCACCAGCCTCTCTTAAGGCTCTCCTGCTCCGACACCCGCCACATCCAGCTGCTTATCTTCACCGAGGGCGCCGCAGTGGTGGTCAGTCCCTTCCTGCTCATTCTTGCCTCGTATGGGGCCATTGCAGCTGCGGTGCTCCGGCTGCCCTCAGTGTCTGGGAGGCTCCGGGCTGTGTCCACCTGTGGCTCCCACCTGGCAGTGGTGGGCCTCTTCTACGGGACAGTCATTGCAGTCTACTTCCAGCCTACATCCCGGTATGAGGCAGAGCGGGGCCGTGTGGCCACTGTCATGTACACCGTAGTCACCCCCATGCTAAACCCCGTCATCTACAGCCTCCGGAACCGCGATGTGCAGGGAGCACTCCGAGCCCTATTCACTGGACGAAGGATCTCGGCGGCTGACTCCTAA
- the PDCL gene encoding phosducin-like protein, which translates to MTTLDDKLLGEKPQYYYSSSEDEDSDREDKGGSRGALAGRSMPADAELAGEGISVNTGPKGVLNDWRRFKQLETEQREEQCREMERLVRKLSMTCRSHLDEEEGQRKQKDLQEKISGKMTLKEFAMRNEDQDDEEFLQQYRKQRIEEMRQQLHKGPQFKQVFEIPSGEGFLDMIDKEQKSTLIMVHIYEDGIPGTEAMNGCMICLAAEYPAVKFCRVKSSVIGASSRFTRNALPALLIYKAGELIGNFVRVTDQLGEDFFAVDLEAFLQEFGLLPEKEVLVLTSVRNSATCHSEDSDLEID; encoded by the exons ATGACGACCCTGGATGACAAGTTGCTGGGGGAGAAGCCTCAGTACTATTACAGCAGCAGTGAGGATGAGGACAGCGACCGAGAGGACAAGGGCGGAAGCAGGGGTGCGCTGGCCGGCAGGTCGATGCCTGCAGATGCTGAGTTGGCAGGCGAAGGCATCTCCGTTAACACAG GTCCAAAGGGGGTGTTAAATGACTGGCGCCGCTTCAAACAGTTggagacagagcagagggaggagcagtgCCGGGAGATGGAGAGGCTGGTGAGGAAGCTGTCGATGACCTGCAGGTCCCATCTGGATGAGGAGGAGGGGCAGCGCAAGCAGAAGGACCTCCAGGAGAAGATCAGCGGGAAG ATGACTCTGAAGGAGTTTGCCATGAGAAATGAGGACCAGGATGATGAAGAGTTTCTGCAGCAGTACCGgaagcagagaatagaagagATGCGGCAGCAGCTTCACAAAGGGCCCCAGTTCAAGCAGGTTTTTGAGATCCCCAGCGGAGAAGGGTTTTTAGACATGATcgataaagaacagaaaagcacCCTCATCATGGTCCATATTTATGAGGATGGCATTCCGGGGACCGAAGCCATGAATGGCTGCATGATTTGCCTGGCTGCCGAGTACCCAGCTGTCAAATTCTGCCGTGTGAAGAGCTCGGTTATTGGGGCCAGCAGTCGCTTCACCAGGAACGCCCTTCCTGCCCTGCTGATCTACAAGGCGGGGGAATTGATTGGCAATTTTGTTCGTGTCACTGACCAGCTGGGTGAAGATTTCTTTGCTGTGGACCTTGAAGCTTTTCTACAGGAATTTGGATTGCTCCCCGAAAAGGAAGTCTTGGTGCTGACGTCTGTGCGTAACTCTGCCACCTGTCACAGTGAGGATAGTGATTTGGAAATAGATTGA